The following proteins are encoded in a genomic region of Verrucomicrobiia bacterium:
- the gluQRS gene encoding tRNA glutamyl-Q(34) synthetase GluQRS: protein MSSIQYRGRLAPSPTGYLHIGHARTFWTAHQRAVDAQGVLVLRSEDIDAVRAKMAFAEAMFEDLRWVGLRWQEGPDCGGPYGPYEQSKRRSFYQAAFEQLQQAGCVYPCRCTRKDVLRALQAPHVSDEGPIYPGTCRPNATVRVSNEIPKAPAASKLNWRFRVPDGETIEFVDGFFGHRRFIAGKDFGDFVVWRHDDLPSYQLSVVVDDAAMRVTEVVRGADLLLSTARQLLLYRALGCSPPAFYHCPLVTDEAGVRLAKRHDSLSLRTLRQQGISPKMVRERMQAAMIRNQIQ, encoded by the coding sequence ATGAGCAGTATTCAGTATCGCGGCCGATTGGCGCCCTCCCCGACGGGCTATCTCCACATCGGCCACGCGCGCACCTTCTGGACCGCCCATCAACGCGCCGTGGATGCCCAGGGTGTTCTGGTCCTGCGCAGCGAGGATATCGACGCGGTTCGCGCAAAGATGGCTTTTGCCGAAGCGATGTTCGAGGACCTGCGCTGGGTAGGTCTTCGCTGGCAGGAAGGCCCAGATTGCGGTGGCCCTTACGGGCCTTACGAACAGAGCAAGCGAAGATCATTTTACCAGGCCGCTTTTGAGCAGCTTCAGCAGGCTGGCTGTGTCTATCCCTGCCGCTGCACCAGGAAGGACGTCTTGCGCGCGCTCCAAGCCCCGCATGTCTCCGATGAGGGGCCGATCTATCCGGGCACGTGCAGGCCAAATGCCACGGTTCGGGTTTCGAACGAAATCCCCAAGGCCCCCGCTGCTTCGAAATTGAACTGGCGTTTTCGTGTCCCGGATGGAGAGACCATCGAGTTCGTGGACGGCTTTTTTGGGCATCGGCGATTTATCGCCGGTAAGGATTTTGGTGATTTCGTGGTCTGGCGGCACGATGACTTGCCCTCGTATCAATTGTCCGTGGTCGTGGACGACGCCGCCATGCGCGTCACGGAAGTTGTCCGCGGAGCCGACCTGCTGCTTTCAACTGCCCGACAGTTGTTGCTCTATCGCGCCCTCGGTTGTTCGCCACCGGCCTTTTACCACTGCCCACTGGTCACCGACGAGGCGGGCGTCCGCCTGGCCAAACGCCACGATTCCCTGAGCCTGCGGACATTGCGCCAGCAGGGCATCAGTCCGAAAATGGTCCGAGAACGGATGCAGGCTGCTATGATTCGAAATCAGATACAATGA